Proteins from one Sporocytophaga myxococcoides genomic window:
- a CDS encoding rRNA adenine methyltransferase, whose translation MMLFDPNNHVIKLCAQGMNLEGEGKREEALKLFQMAWDDAINNLEKFTSAHYIARHQRNISEKLKWDEIALVLALKVNDENVKGLYPSLYLNIGKCHEDLNDIDNAKKNYELAHSFIHFLPDDGYGKMIKDGIMNGIARVKII comes from the coding sequence ATGATGCTGTTTGACCCTAACAACCATGTAATAAAACTTTGTGCTCAGGGAATGAACTTAGAGGGAGAAGGGAAAAGGGAAGAAGCTCTAAAACTCTTTCAAATGGCATGGGATGATGCTATAAATAATTTAGAGAAATTTACTTCTGCACATTATATTGCCAGACATCAAAGGAATATTTCTGAAAAATTAAAGTGGGATGAAATCGCTTTAGTTCTGGCCTTAAAAGTTAATGACGAAAATGTAAAAGGGTTGTACCCTTCTTTGTATCTGAATATTGGAAAATGCCATGAAGATCTGAATGATATTGACAATGCAAAAAAGAATTATGAATTAGCACATTCTTTTATCCATTTTCTGCCCGATGACGGATATGGTAAAATGATAAAAGATGGAATTATGAATGGAATAGCAAGAGTAAAAATCATCTAA
- a CDS encoding dienelactone hydrolase family protein: MIQSAFDRELVIQVDSIELKGILTIPVKSTGIIMFSHGSGSSRLSPRNNFVAKVLQKKGFATFLFDLLTYEESLNYSTRFNISMLTQRLVNICNWLKENERTKDLPVGLFGSSTGAASALAAAATMGSKIKAVVSRGGRPDLALPYLEEVNVATLFIVGENDPTVKELNEEAFALLGAKEKNMVIVQGATHLFEESGKLEEVAELAGNWFKENVK, encoded by the coding sequence ATGATCCAATCTGCATTTGATAGAGAATTAGTTATCCAAGTAGACTCAATTGAGTTAAAAGGAATTCTTACAATTCCAGTGAAATCAACGGGCATTATAATGTTTTCTCATGGAAGTGGCAGCAGCAGGCTCAGTCCCAGGAATAATTTTGTCGCTAAAGTCCTTCAGAAAAAGGGCTTTGCAACATTCCTGTTTGATCTTCTTACTTACGAAGAAAGTCTTAATTACAGCACAAGGTTCAACATTTCTATGCTTACTCAAAGACTCGTTAATATTTGTAACTGGCTTAAAGAAAATGAAAGAACAAAAGATCTCCCAGTAGGCTTGTTTGGTTCAAGTACTGGTGCTGCTTCTGCCCTGGCAGCAGCAGCAACAATGGGTAGCAAAATAAAAGCTGTTGTCTCAAGAGGAGGACGTCCGGATCTTGCTTTACCTTATCTGGAAGAAGTAAATGTAGCCACTTTGTTTATTGTCGGAGAAAATGATCCGACTGTTAAGGAATTGAACGAAGAAGCTTTTGCTCTATTGGGAGCAAAGGAAAAAAATATGGTCATTGTTCAAGGGGCTACACATCTGTTTGAAGAATCAGGTAAACTGGAAGAAGTAGCTGAACTGGCAGGAAACTGGTTTAAGGAAAATGTAAAATAA
- a CDS encoding phosphoribosyltransferase produces MYGNETGRIFTNREDAGIQLGNELSAKFKNKNALVLGIPRGGVEVAYHVARIINGELSIVIAKKLPYPGQPELACGAVTEDESVYLSALGRRLPEPTIKALIEDRIQEIKRRILEYRDGKPLPDMKNRTVIIVDDGIATGSTIAPILQLCRKQQVAELIVAAPVSGNNYADLIDELADEVIVLEVPSYYYAVGQVYYDFHQSTDEEVVSFLHKSPSTR; encoded by the coding sequence ATGTACGGGAATGAAACTGGTCGAATTTTTACTAACAGAGAAGATGCAGGCATTCAGTTGGGAAATGAGTTGTCAGCTAAATTTAAAAATAAAAATGCTTTGGTATTGGGAATACCCAGAGGTGGTGTGGAAGTTGCCTATCACGTTGCAAGGATTATCAATGGGGAGCTTTCTATTGTAATTGCGAAAAAACTACCATATCCTGGTCAGCCAGAACTGGCCTGCGGTGCAGTGACGGAAGATGAGTCTGTATATCTATCTGCTCTGGGAAGACGTTTGCCTGAACCAACCATTAAAGCCTTAATCGAAGATCGTATTCAAGAAATAAAAAGAAGAATTTTAGAATACAGAGACGGTAAACCACTTCCCGATATGAAAAACCGCACAGTAATAATTGTGGATGACGGAATAGCCACAGGTTCTACAATTGCTCCAATTCTGCAATTGTGTCGTAAGCAGCAAGTAGCGGAACTTATTGTAGCTGCCCCTGTTTCCGGTAACAATTACGCTGACCTGATCGATGAACTGGCAGATGAAGTAATTGTGCTCGAGGTTCCTTCCTATTATTATGCAGTAGGTCAGGTTTACTATGATTTTCATCAGAGCACTGATGAAGAAGTTGTTTCCTTCCTTCATAAATCACCTTCTACCAGATAA
- a CDS encoding ribose-phosphate diphosphokinase, which yields MITDTVRIFSLNIGKQYAEDVARHLGMYVASHEERDFEDGEHKIRSLENVRGKEVYIIQALFSDDTMSVNDKLCRLLFLTGSLKDACASKITLIIPYLCYARKDRKTKDRDPVTTKYLAQIIEAVGTDHVITLDVHNLQAYQNSFHCFTDHLEAKMLFTDYFAELAANDDIVILSPDAGGMKRADAFSISLGKKIQKELPVIFMEKKRSKGIVTGSSLVGDVRNKTVIIIDDLISSGTTLSRAAQACKAFGALKVYAAATHGVFSEAANVNLQSDALDKIIITNSIPDFKINNDLIQKKIVILDTVPLIAECIRRLLTNESITELFH from the coding sequence ATGATCACGGACACGGTGAGAATTTTTTCTCTTAATATCGGAAAGCAATATGCCGAAGATGTTGCAAGGCATCTTGGAATGTATGTTGCATCACACGAAGAGAGGGACTTTGAAGACGGTGAACATAAAATAAGGTCACTTGAAAATGTACGAGGAAAAGAAGTATACATTATCCAGGCTTTGTTTTCTGATGATACCATGAGTGTAAATGACAAATTGTGCAGACTGCTTTTTTTGACCGGTTCTTTAAAAGATGCTTGTGCTTCCAAAATAACTTTAATAATCCCGTACCTTTGTTATGCAAGGAAGGACAGAAAGACCAAAGACAGGGATCCTGTTACGACCAAATACCTTGCACAAATTATTGAAGCCGTTGGGACGGATCATGTGATAACATTGGATGTTCATAATCTTCAGGCATATCAGAATTCCTTCCATTGCTTTACAGATCATCTTGAAGCAAAAATGTTATTTACAGACTATTTTGCTGAACTGGCAGCCAACGATGATATCGTTATTTTGTCCCCTGATGCGGGAGGAATGAAGAGGGCAGACGCATTTAGCATAAGCCTGGGTAAAAAAATACAAAAAGAACTTCCTGTTATCTTTATGGAAAAGAAAAGAAGCAAAGGGATAGTAACTGGAAGCAGCCTTGTCGGAGATGTCAGGAACAAAACTGTAATTATCATAGATGATCTGATCAGCAGTGGAACTACGCTTTCGAGAGCTGCTCAAGCATGTAAAGCATTCGGTGCTTTAAAAGTATACGCAGCAGCCACTCATGGTGTCTTCAGCGAAGCAGCAAATGTGAATTTACAGTCTGATGCACTTGACAAAATTATAATCACGAATTCCATTCCTGATTTCAAAATAAATAATGATCTAATCCAAAAAAAGATAGTGATTCTTGACACGGTACCATTGATTGCGGAATGCATACGAAGACTGCTTACCAATGAATCAATAACAGAATTGTTCCATTAA
- a CDS encoding AraC family transcriptional regulator, whose product MAWDKQVNLHQQDFWELTYIIGGRGTRVIGDAMGPFSEGEVILIPPHIPHCWSFDEDICDKEGKIENICIFFSDVFLKNNGIVFPELEAVIKRIMEHSQAISFGGSGLSAMQRIVKSMIRQNKVERLSSMIRLLPLIAQPEIANTVGGPVVEDTNDKRMQLLQLYVMNNFQNTITLDMVSKFIGMEKASFCVFFKKMTKTSFFSYLTEYRIEASCKLLLNTSLSVAEVCNASGFSDVPYYNRVFKRLKGMTPTQYRTMSTKNV is encoded by the coding sequence ATTGCCTGGGATAAGCAAGTTAATCTGCATCAGCAGGATTTCTGGGAGCTTACATACATCATAGGAGGCAGGGGAACGAGGGTCATTGGAGATGCTATGGGGCCTTTTTCAGAAGGAGAGGTGATTTTGATTCCTCCACATATTCCTCATTGCTGGTCATTTGATGAAGACATATGCGATAAGGAAGGAAAGATTGAAAATATATGTATTTTCTTTTCCGATGTTTTCCTTAAAAATAACGGAATTGTTTTTCCGGAACTGGAGGCGGTAATCAAAAGGATTATGGAACATTCCCAAGCCATTTCTTTTGGTGGTAGTGGCCTGTCAGCCATGCAACGCATCGTAAAATCTATGATCAGGCAGAATAAAGTGGAAAGGCTTTCCTCCATGATCAGACTACTGCCATTAATAGCTCAGCCTGAAATAGCAAATACAGTGGGAGGGCCTGTTGTGGAAGATACGAATGACAAAAGGATGCAGCTTTTGCAATTATACGTGATGAATAATTTTCAGAATACGATTACGCTTGATATGGTATCTAAATTCATCGGTATGGAAAAAGCTTCCTTTTGTGTGTTTTTTAAGAAAATGACGAAGACTTCCTTTTTTTCATATTTAACTGAATACCGGATAGAGGCTTCATGTAAGCTTCTATTGAATACCTCTTTGTCTGTAGCGGAGGTATGTAATGCCTCAGGATTTTCAGATGTTCCTTATTATAACCGGGTGTTTAAAAGGTTAAAGGGGATGACGCCGACACAGTACAGGACTATGAGTACTAAAAATGTATAA